In Amyelois transitella isolate CPQ chromosome 3, ilAmyTran1.1, whole genome shotgun sequence, a single genomic region encodes these proteins:
- the LOC106135451 gene encoding E1A-binding protein p400, which translates to MNAYVILFLCSVVGSTVGYYAPREVPYNTGPNDPYSVAVDPNFLQQPSQRLFWGNGQGSNQVGGTGWWATLTNKFPFLGNMFGRMELPSQYGVPNQYELATQYGPPPNVQPQFYQAPPVYQQYPQQFAQRSVPFGRDVGLTDDAVIITPPQVPINAQPIPAPIPAPAPAPEPAPGYQYNKPQYRLDLPHK; encoded by the exons ATGAATGCAtacgttattttatttttgtgcagTGTTGTGG GTAGTACCGTTGGGTATTATGCACCGAGAGAAGTCCCATACAACACGGGACCAAACGACCCCTACTCCGTTGCCGTTGACCCGAACTTTCTTCAGCAGCCATCACAACGCTTATTCTGGGGAAATGGACAAGGATCTAACCAAGTTGGCGGCACGGGCTGGTGGGCGACACTGACGAACAAGTTTCCATTCCTTGGCAACATGTTTGGACGGATGGAGCTCCCTTCTCAATATGGGGTGCCGAATCAGTATGAATTAGCAACACAATACGGCCCGCCTCCTAATGTGCAACCGCAATTCTATCAAGCGCCTCCTGTGTACCAGCAATATCCTCAACAATTCGCCCAGAGATCTGTTCCCTTCGGTCGCGATGTTGGTCTGACTGACGATGCTGTGATCATCACGCCCCCGCAGGTGCCGATCAACGCGCAGCCAATACCAGCGCCGATACCTGCGCCCGCGCCGGCGCCCGAGCCCGCGCCTGGATACCAGTACAATAAACCTCAATACAGATTGGACCTACCTCATAAGTAA